Genomic segment of Labrus mixtus chromosome 1, fLabMix1.1, whole genome shotgun sequence:
ttcctctttttcctgtctttttcctgtgactgtgtctgtctgtctgtctgtctgtctgtctgtctgtctgtctgtctgtctgtgtgtgtgtgtgtgtgtgtgtgtgtgtgtgtgtgtagatcagTAGGCCATCTAAtcccctaacacacacacacacacacacacacacacacacacacaaaccatacatggttagcactctggatTAGAAAGTGTCTTTCACAGTTCTCTGTCACTCACTGGGTCTAAAGGTTTTCTTTGGACAGTTTTTATTCTGCTAAccttttttgttgatttgtgaCAAAGTTGGTCTTGGTAGGGGAAAATGTTCATGTAAAGTGTTCATGTTTAGTTTTTCAGTGATATATCAAAAGCCACTTTAAGCCAATCAAAGTCTCTCCAAGAGACATTCTGATTGGACGATGAGCCGAGGCAGCTTCTTTTCCTTATTGGGTCACTTTTGATGGACATAGTCACAATGGAGGACAGTATGCAACACTTAGCTCTGGCTGCTTCTGATGTGTTCtcgtttgttgtttttcagcatCTCCAACCCGGTTTTCATCTAATGTTGGATTTCAGAAATCgcctgaaacaacaaaacatacctTTTGATATAACTGATCACAGAAAAAGCTCccactttcatttgttttaccAACAAACTGTGTTGTAGAATCGCTCATAAAAATGCCATTACTGACTATATTTCTATAATCAGACGTTTAAATGCTTCCTTGTCGTGCTAATGGGTTAACCTCCCTGTCCCCTTTTGTCTCTGTTCCAGGAGGAGGCGAGCCGGCGCCTGGGTAGATGTGAGCCCAAGGTAATGGCCAGGCTGGTGGACATAGGCACACAAACAGATCCTGTAGTCGTGCTGTCCTTGGCCCAGGCTGCCGTGCTAGGTCTCATCTCCCAGAATGAAGTGTTCGGAGCTACTATTGCACCCAACGGCTTCTACACCGGCGAACCCAAAGAGTCCCCTGCACCACCAGTAGACGGAGTCGACTACGAGTACGCAGACCAGCTTATCGGAGCCAACGGAGACTACCTTGGAGACAACTTAGGAGAAGACGGACAGATGCAACCCAGCTGCAGCCAGAGGAGGTGGCAACAGGGGCCGCCTCAACATCCTGACGCCAAAATGGTCGTCCCTGACCGCATCAGTCTCCAGAGCGGTGACGTGCCATCGTCCCATGTTAAAGGGGAAGTTGTGAACTCTGGAATGCCCTCCTGTGTCCACATGCTGAACAATCTGGCTCCCAGAGGTGGATTAGTACAGGTGGATCCTGCCACCCTCAGAGGCACTAACAAGAACTGTGTAGAGTGTGAGCGGGAAGCCTCCAACCAGCAGCAAGCCAACACACATGttcaccctcctccccctcaggtgggccacagaggaggagagcagggtCACAGAGGACTGCAGGCCCAGCGTCCAATGGGGGCCCATGGCCGAGGCggcagagaggatgaagaaaacGTAGAGCACCAGGGGAACAGCATGATGAAGCCCTCGCAGCAGGACGAGGCCATCAGCAGCTACTTCCAGACGAGCGAGGTCGGCAGCTACGATTCGGGCGAGATGGGCATGGGGGCCGAGTACGAAGACAGCAGCCAGAGCATGATGTGGAACGATGGGAGCGGAGGGGGGCAGCACCAGCAGCCTCCGCACCCGCAGCCTCCCCGGCGGCACGGTGGCCGCAGAGTTGACCGGCTAGATATCAACATTCAGATCGATGAGTCGTACTGTGTGGATGTGGGAGACGGTCTGAAGCGCTGGAAGTGCCGCATGTGTGATAAGTCTTACACCTCCAAGTACAACCTGGTCACGCACATCCTGGGCCACAACGGCATCAAACCTCACGCTTGTCCGCACTGTGGGAAGCTCTTCAAGCAGCCAAGCCACCTTCAAACCCATCTGCTGACCCACCAAGGTACTCGCCCTCACAAGTGCACCGTCTGCAAGAAGGGCTTCACCCAGACGAGCCACCTGAAGAGACACATGCTCCAACACACTGACGTCAAGCCGTACAGCTGCCGCTTCTGCCGCCGCGGCTTCGCCTACCCCAGCGAGCTGCGGGCGCACGAGGTGAAGCACGAGCGAGGGCGATGTCATGTCTGCTCGCAGTGCGGCATGGAGTTCCCCACGTACGCCCACCTCAAGCGCCACCAGACCAGCCACCAGGGCCCCCACACCTTCCAGTGCACCGAGTGCAATAAGTCGTTTGCTTACCGCAGCCAGCTCCAGAACCACCTGCTGAAGCACCAGAGCCCGAGGCCTTACACCTGCTCCCAGTGTGGCCTGGAGTTTGTGCAGCTTCACCATCTACGTCAGCACTCGCTCACTCATAAGGTACAAACACCGCCGCCCGATCTCGTCACCGTACATGTAACCTGTGTAGATTAGAGATTAgactggtgggggggggggctattcTTCTATCATGTCAGAGAAAGTGATAGCCAAGAGAgaaagcaaacagacacacacaaaaagaggcACTCTTGGATCACCAAAGTAAGGCTACCACATCTGTTGTTCAAAGGCCTCACCCCAGTTCATCCTTTTTCATTTACACACTGAGAACTGGGTGAAGTAGACCGCTAAGAGCACtcatcctccatccatccactccCTTTACAGAccttttgtgtcttcatttccCACATTTGTGAGGAAGTAGAAACCGATAAATGTCACATTATATTAAGACTACAATGCATCTACACTTAATCCTTAGAAAGttatatggaaaaaaatatggATTTCGTCAACTTTGACAGCTTTGGTCCATTCAAGACTTTTGTCATTGCAGTGCTTACCAGTCTGGATCAGATTATGTGCCTCTTCTTCACTGTTCAATATAGCCCCAGGATGTTTGTTCTGTGGACATCGAGTCTTAAGAGGTTATTCACGTAACAAATCATAGTTCTGTAACAAGATAATTTCCTATCAGCAATAACATTCCCTTATGATGTAACAACCTTGTCATTGTAA
This window contains:
- the znf710b gene encoding zinc finger protein 710 isoform X1, with the protein product MRSLKHLKPHSRRSVEEASRRLGRCEPKVMARLVDIGTQTDPVVVLSLAQAAVLGLISQNEVFGATIAPNGFYTGEPKESPAPPVDGVDYEYADQLIGANGDYLGDNLGEDGQMQPSCSQRRWQQGPPQHPDAKMVVPDRISLQSGDVPSSHVKGEVVNSGMPSCVHMLNNLAPRGGLVQVDPATLRGTNKNCVECEREASNQQQANTHVHPPPPQVGHRGGEQGHRGLQAQRPMGAHGRGGREDEENVEHQGNSMMKPSQQDEAISSYFQTSEVGSYDSGEMGMGAEYEDSSQSMMWNDGSGGGQHQQPPHPQPPRRHGGRRVDRLDINIQIDESYCVDVGDGLKRWKCRMCDKSYTSKYNLVTHILGHNGIKPHACPHCGKLFKQPSHLQTHLLTHQGTRPHKCTVCKKGFTQTSHLKRHMLQHTDVKPYSCRFCRRGFAYPSELRAHEVKHERGRCHVCSQCGMEFPTYAHLKRHQTSHQGPHTFQCTECNKSFAYRSQLQNHLLKHQSPRPYTCSQCGLEFVQLHHLRQHSLTHKGMKGHKCDVCSREFTLSANLKRHMLIHNSVRPFQCHVCFKSFIQKQTLKTHMIVHLPVKPFKCKVCGKSFNRMYNLLGHMHLHAGSKPFKCPYCTSKFNLKGNLSRHMKVKHGMDVSPEGQEVLPEMESQGEYEGQNFSFTSPENMNNGGSQNLTKLTTANMEDMEEYYNFGKDTSSYSTP
- the znf710b gene encoding zinc finger protein 710 isoform X2, producing MARLVDIGTQTDPVVVLSLAQAAVLGLISQNEVFGATIAPNGFYTGEPKESPAPPVDGVDYEYADQLIGANGDYLGDNLGEDGQMQPSCSQRRWQQGPPQHPDAKMVVPDRISLQSGDVPSSHVKGEVVNSGMPSCVHMLNNLAPRGGLVQVDPATLRGTNKNCVECEREASNQQQANTHVHPPPPQVGHRGGEQGHRGLQAQRPMGAHGRGGREDEENVEHQGNSMMKPSQQDEAISSYFQTSEVGSYDSGEMGMGAEYEDSSQSMMWNDGSGGGQHQQPPHPQPPRRHGGRRVDRLDINIQIDESYCVDVGDGLKRWKCRMCDKSYTSKYNLVTHILGHNGIKPHACPHCGKLFKQPSHLQTHLLTHQGTRPHKCTVCKKGFTQTSHLKRHMLQHTDVKPYSCRFCRRGFAYPSELRAHEVKHERGRCHVCSQCGMEFPTYAHLKRHQTSHQGPHTFQCTECNKSFAYRSQLQNHLLKHQSPRPYTCSQCGLEFVQLHHLRQHSLTHKGMKGHKCDVCSREFTLSANLKRHMLIHNSVRPFQCHVCFKSFIQKQTLKTHMIVHLPVKPFKCKVCGKSFNRMYNLLGHMHLHAGSKPFKCPYCTSKFNLKGNLSRHMKVKHGMDVSPEGQEVLPEMESQGEYEGQNFSFTSPENMNNGGSQNLTKLTTANMEDMEEYYNFGKDTSSYSTP